A DNA window from Pseudomonas tohonis contains the following coding sequences:
- a CDS encoding EAL domain-containing protein, with protein MKNISILVLEDEPFQRLLAIAALERMGLDRIHGAEDGDQALAMLQACGGVDIVLCDLRMAGMDGLAFLRHASQRGLLRAVMLASAVEPVLRQATISMIRCLGVEFLGDLGKPFDINRAARLLRGFAPEQEQLPASPEVMELPSLAEIAEGFERDEFEAWFQPKVDMRDGALRGAEMLARWRHPQHGILSPAQFLPQMEASGLVDRLFWRLLDQGLAVQQELAQEGRQVELAINIQPIQLGDRQMVERVARRLMDSGLPGEGLTFEVTETGLLRAPATSLENLVRLRLMGCGLAMDDFGAGYSSLDRLCALPFSQIKLDASFIRKLQSQPRCGAVIRSSVTLAEAMGISLVVEGVETLEQKTLLMELGCVQAQGYYFARPMDGSAFRRWIGDTRPPATTRLSS; from the coding sequence ATGAAGAACATAAGCATTCTGGTGCTGGAAGACGAACCCTTCCAGCGCCTGCTGGCGATAGCCGCACTGGAGAGAATGGGCCTGGACCGGATCCATGGAGCGGAGGACGGCGACCAGGCGCTGGCCATGCTACAAGCCTGCGGCGGTGTCGACATCGTGCTCTGCGACCTGCGCATGGCCGGCATGGACGGCCTGGCCTTCCTCCGCCATGCCAGCCAGCGGGGCCTGCTGCGCGCGGTGATGCTCGCCAGCGCTGTCGAGCCGGTGCTGCGCCAGGCCACCATCTCGATGATCCGCTGCCTCGGCGTGGAATTCCTCGGCGATCTCGGCAAGCCGTTCGACATCAACCGGGCCGCCCGCCTGCTGCGCGGCTTCGCGCCCGAGCAGGAGCAGTTGCCCGCATCCCCCGAAGTGATGGAGCTGCCGTCCCTGGCGGAGATAGCCGAAGGCTTCGAACGCGACGAGTTCGAAGCGTGGTTCCAGCCCAAGGTCGACATGCGCGACGGTGCGTTGCGTGGCGCCGAGATGCTCGCTCGCTGGCGCCACCCCCAGCACGGCATCCTGTCGCCGGCACAGTTCCTGCCGCAGATGGAGGCCAGCGGCCTGGTGGATCGCCTGTTCTGGCGCTTGCTGGACCAGGGGCTGGCGGTGCAGCAGGAACTGGCGCAAGAGGGCCGGCAGGTCGAGCTGGCCATCAACATCCAGCCCATCCAGCTGGGCGACCGGCAGATGGTCGAGCGGGTGGCACGACGCCTGATGGACAGCGGCCTGCCCGGCGAGGGGCTGACCTTCGAGGTGACCGAGACGGGCCTGCTGCGCGCCCCGGCGACCAGCCTGGAGAACCTCGTGCGCCTGCGCCTGATGGGCTGCGGCCTGGCCATGGACGACTTCGGTGCCGGCTACTCCTCGCTCGACCGGTTGTGTGCACTGCCCTTCAGCCAGATCAAGCTCGACGCCTCGTTCATCCGCAAGCTGCAAAGCCAGCCCCGCTGCGGCGCCGTCATTCGCAGCAGCGTGACCCTGGCCGAGGCGATGGGTATTTCCCTGGTGGTCGAGGGCGTGGAGACCCTGGAGCAGAAGACACTGTTGATGGAGCTGGGTTGCGTGCAGGCCCAGGGCTACTACTTCGCCCGGCCCATGGACGGGTCGGCCTTCCGTCGATGGATCGGCGATACCCGCCCACCAGCGACCACCCGGCTTTCGTCCTGA
- a CDS encoding response regulator, which produces MRSALIVDDHPVIRLAVRMLLERNGIQVLAETDNGVDALQLIRQHEPDIVILDIGIPRLDGLKVIARIRALGLDSHVLVLTSQPAESFCQRCMQAGAKGFVSKEEDLQNLVIAINSISAGFSFYPADALQAGQTALTSEAELVARLSNQELMVLQYLAAGLSNKQIGDLMLLSNKTVSTYKSRIQQKLNLGSLLELIEFARRNDLANSTAS; this is translated from the coding sequence ATGAGAAGTGCCCTGATAGTCGACGATCATCCCGTCATCCGCCTCGCCGTGCGCATGCTGCTGGAACGCAATGGCATCCAGGTGCTGGCGGAGACGGACAACGGTGTCGATGCGCTGCAACTGATCCGCCAGCACGAGCCCGACATCGTCATCCTCGATATCGGTATTCCGCGCCTGGACGGGCTCAAGGTGATCGCCCGCATCCGCGCCCTGGGGCTCGACAGCCATGTGCTGGTGCTCACCTCGCAACCCGCCGAGAGCTTCTGCCAGCGCTGCATGCAGGCGGGCGCCAAGGGATTCGTCAGCAAGGAAGAGGACCTGCAGAACCTCGTCATCGCGATCAACTCGATCAGCGCGGGGTTTTCCTTCTACCCGGCCGATGCACTGCAGGCGGGCCAGACCGCGCTGACCAGCGAGGCCGAGCTGGTCGCACGTCTGTCCAACCAGGAGCTGATGGTGCTGCAGTACCTGGCGGCGGGTCTCTCCAACAAGCAGATCGGCGACCTGATGCTGCTCAGCAACAAGACCGTCAGTACCTACAAGAGCCGCATCCAGCAGAAGCTCAACCTCGGCTCGTTGCTGGAACTGATCGAATTCGCCCGGCGCAACGACCTGGCCAACAGCACCGCTTCCTAG
- a CDS encoding molecular chaperone: MHPTARITRLIAALFIASFLPSVQAGMVVNGTRFIYPAKQQEISVRVSNDGTEPSLVQAWIDRGDPSSKPEQADAPFLLTPPIFRLDPGKGQSLRLAFTGEALPTDRETVFWLNLLDVPPQPAADSGNSMQFAIRTRLKLFYRPSGLPGSASGAAQQISWRLVQNGAQSVLRASNPSAFHVSFSDVSLNVGGRAHQAGDGMVPPLGSRDFPLPGAVQRGAAATVVTKWINDYGSSIGHEARLEP; the protein is encoded by the coding sequence ATGCACCCCACCGCAAGGATCACCCGATTGATCGCCGCACTCTTCATCGCCTCCTTCCTGCCGAGCGTGCAGGCCGGCATGGTGGTGAACGGCACCCGTTTCATCTATCCCGCCAAGCAGCAGGAAATCAGCGTGCGGGTGAGCAACGACGGTACGGAGCCGTCCCTGGTGCAGGCCTGGATCGATCGCGGCGACCCGTCGAGCAAGCCGGAGCAGGCCGATGCGCCCTTTTTGCTCACGCCGCCGATCTTCCGCCTCGACCCGGGCAAGGGGCAGAGCCTGCGCCTGGCGTTCACGGGCGAGGCACTGCCCACTGACCGCGAGACGGTGTTCTGGCTCAACCTCCTGGATGTCCCGCCACAACCCGCGGCGGACAGCGGCAACTCCATGCAGTTCGCCATCCGCACCCGCCTGAAACTCTTCTATCGACCGTCCGGCTTGCCGGGCAGCGCGTCCGGAGCGGCCCAGCAGATCAGCTGGCGACTGGTGCAGAACGGCGCGCAAAGCGTGCTGCGAGCGAGCAACCCCAGCGCCTTCCATGTGTCGTTCAGCGATGTCTCGCTGAATGTCGGCGGGCGGGCGCACCAGGCCGGCGATGGGATGGTGCCGCCGCTCGGAAGCCGCGACTTCCCCCTGCCGGGCGCGGTGCAGCGTGGAGCGGCCGCCACGGTGGTGACGAAGTGGATCAACGACTACGGCTCATCCATTGGGCACGAGGCGAGGCTGGAGCCGTGA
- a CDS encoding fimbria/pilus outer membrane usher protein, protein MAVVLASLALSDWSQVDADEGVSPARYAVFNPAFFGSGAEEAVDLSRFANANALPPGTYLLDIYVNQTWRGRHELRVLSEGEGAAVIQRYCFKPEHVGTFGIELANLPDPQAARQSITDNEDCVELDRLVPQAQVEVDLSELSAQLSIPQAYLGRQARGHVDPRDWDAGVTAGFIGYNASGYRSHSGGVGSNQLSLGLNNGLNIGEWRLRSNGYYNRSSQDGGPTRSHYSNASTYAQRDLTGLRSQLTVGDYYTPGELFESVPFRGVQISSDDRMLPDSQRGFAPVIRGVAETNAKVTVRQGQSVLYEATVAPGPFSIDDLYDSGYSGDIEVTVTEADGRQRSFVVPYASVAQLLRPGVSRFSVTAGEYRDRSLDASPKFVMGTYQRGVTNAFTGYLGSIVAERYMAAQGGVAISTELGAVAFDVTRSHVAERPVADSAPRSGQSYRVTFSKLLDSTQTNFTLAAYRFSSEGYLEFGDYAQSVGNPESRLYRQRSRLQANISQPLGANFGSLYLSGSAQNYWNAGQRSDMTFQAGYSNGFSWGTMSTSAGRTRMGSGYENQYLLSFSVPLGRDVRSPFLSSSVSYAGKRSNTQASLSGVAGERSQMNYSLYGSRSSDQGDRSSSAGGSVHYFAPAASLNASYSEGTGYRQQSVGIGGSLVAHPGGINFTQSQSETYAVVEAKGAEGAYVSNDMNARVGSNGYAVVGGLAPYRHNQVAIDPVGTLRNVELQITEQAVAPRHGAVVMLSYPTITGVPVLLRILREDGQNPPLGSDVIDAQGVSLAMVGQGGRAFLRGLPREGVLIVRWGEGPDKACRVDYQLPEQDPDDPSYQQVEVRCVTLGGRTEIALAE, encoded by the coding sequence ATGGCCGTGGTCCTTGCCTCCCTGGCGCTCAGCGACTGGAGCCAGGTGGACGCGGACGAAGGCGTTTCCCCGGCCCGTTATGCCGTGTTCAACCCGGCGTTCTTCGGTAGCGGTGCGGAGGAGGCCGTCGACCTGTCGCGCTTCGCCAACGCAAACGCCCTGCCTCCCGGCACCTATCTCCTGGATATCTACGTCAACCAGACCTGGAGGGGGCGGCACGAGTTGCGGGTGCTCAGCGAGGGCGAGGGCGCTGCGGTCATCCAGCGCTACTGCTTCAAGCCCGAGCACGTCGGCACCTTCGGCATCGAGCTGGCGAACCTGCCGGACCCCCAGGCCGCTCGGCAGTCGATTACGGACAACGAGGATTGCGTCGAGCTGGATCGCCTGGTGCCCCAGGCGCAGGTCGAGGTCGATCTGTCCGAGCTGAGCGCCCAACTGAGCATCCCGCAGGCGTACCTGGGGCGACAGGCACGCGGGCACGTGGACCCCCGTGACTGGGATGCCGGGGTCACGGCCGGCTTCATCGGCTACAACGCCAGCGGCTACCGCAGCCACAGCGGCGGCGTCGGTTCGAACCAGCTGTCCCTGGGCCTTAACAATGGTCTCAACATCGGTGAGTGGCGCCTGCGCTCCAATGGCTACTACAACCGCTCCAGCCAGGATGGCGGCCCTACCCGCAGCCACTACAGCAACGCCAGCACCTATGCCCAGCGCGACCTCACCGGCCTGCGCTCGCAGCTCACGGTCGGTGACTACTACACCCCTGGCGAGCTGTTCGAGAGCGTGCCTTTCAGAGGCGTGCAGATCAGTTCCGACGACCGCATGCTCCCCGACTCCCAGCGCGGTTTCGCCCCCGTGATCCGGGGCGTGGCGGAAACCAACGCCAAGGTCACCGTGCGCCAGGGACAATCGGTGCTTTACGAGGCGACAGTGGCGCCCGGCCCCTTCAGCATCGACGACCTCTACGACTCGGGTTACTCCGGTGACATCGAGGTGACGGTGACCGAGGCCGATGGCCGCCAGCGCTCCTTCGTCGTGCCCTACGCCTCGGTGGCCCAGTTGCTGCGACCCGGTGTATCGCGCTTCAGCGTGACGGCCGGCGAGTACCGGGACCGCAGCCTGGACGCATCGCCGAAGTTCGTCATGGGCACCTACCAGCGCGGTGTGACCAACGCCTTCACCGGCTACCTGGGCAGCATCGTGGCCGAGAGGTACATGGCCGCCCAGGGCGGTGTCGCGATCAGCACCGAGCTTGGGGCCGTCGCGTTCGATGTCACCCGCTCGCATGTCGCCGAGCGTCCCGTCGCCGACTCCGCCCCCAGGAGCGGCCAAAGCTACCGGGTCACCTTCAGCAAGCTACTGGACAGCACCCAGACCAACTTCACCCTGGCTGCCTACCGCTTCTCCAGCGAGGGATATCTCGAGTTCGGCGACTACGCGCAGTCCGTCGGCAACCCGGAAAGCCGCCTCTACCGCCAGCGCAGCCGATTGCAGGCCAACATCAGCCAGCCCCTGGGGGCGAACTTCGGCAGCCTCTACCTGAGCGGGTCGGCACAGAACTACTGGAACGCCGGGCAGCGCAGCGACATGACCTTCCAGGCCGGCTACTCCAACGGTTTCAGCTGGGGAACCATGAGCACCTCGGCAGGCCGGACGCGCATGGGCTCGGGATACGAAAACCAGTACCTGCTGTCCTTCAGCGTGCCCCTGGGGCGCGACGTGCGCTCGCCCTTCCTCAGTAGCTCGGTCAGCTACGCCGGCAAGCGCAGCAACACCCAGGCCAGCCTCAGCGGCGTCGCGGGCGAGCGCTCGCAGATGAACTACAGCCTCTACGGCTCGCGCAGCAGCGACCAGGGCGACCGGTCCAGCAGCGCCGGCGGCAGCGTCCACTACTTCGCACCGGCGGCGTCGCTCAACGCCAGCTACAGCGAGGGCACCGGTTACCGCCAGCAGAGCGTCGGTATCGGTGGCAGCCTGGTGGCCCACCCAGGTGGGATCAACTTCACCCAGAGCCAGAGCGAAACCTATGCCGTCGTCGAGGCCAAGGGGGCGGAAGGGGCCTATGTCAGCAACGACATGAACGCCCGTGTCGGCAGCAACGGTTACGCGGTGGTCGGCGGCCTCGCCCCCTACCGCCACAACCAGGTGGCGATCGACCCGGTCGGCACCCTGCGCAACGTCGAGTTGCAGATCACCGAGCAGGCGGTGGCCCCGCGCCATGGTGCCGTGGTGATGCTCAGCTACCCGACCATCACCGGCGTGCCGGTGTTGCTGCGCATCCTTCGCGAAGATGGCCAGAACCCGCCGCTGGGCTCCGACGTCATCGATGCCCAGGGCGTGTCCCTGGCCATGGTGGGGCAGGGGGGGCGGGCATTCCTGCGCGGGCTCCCCCGTGAGGGCGTGCTGATCGTCCGTTGGGGCGAAGGGCCGGACAAGGCCTGCCGGGTCGACTACCAACTGCCGGAGCAGGACCCGGACGACCCCAGCTACCAACAGGTCGAGGTGCGCTGCGTCACACTCGGTGGGCGGACAGAAATCGCGCTAGCCGAATGA